CGGCTTCACCGCCGCCAAGCTGTCCGGCGGGATTTCCAGCTGGAAAGGCGACAACCTGCCGTTGGTGAAGTGATATGAGCGAAGTCATCGTCTACTCCAGCGATTACTGCCCTTATTGCTCGCGAGCCAAGTACCTGCTCGAGAACAAAGGCGTGGCCTTCAAAGAGATCAAGGTCGATGGCAAGCCGCAGGTGCGCGCCGAAATGACCCAGAAGGCCGGCCGCACATCCGTGCCGCAGATCTGGATCGGCAGCAAGCACATCGGCGGTTGTGACGATTTATATGCCCTGGAACGCGCCGGCAAGCTCGACGCGCTGCTCAAGGCCTGAACGGCTGCACCCACGTACAGCAATCCCTAAAGACCCAAGATCAGAAAGGATCTGAGATGACTGACCAACAGAACACTGCAGCCAGCGAAGAAGAAACCGCACCGCAATTCTCCTTGCAGCGCATCTACGTACGCGACTTGTCCTTCGAAGCCCCGAAAAGCCCGGCGATCTTCCGCCAGCAGTGGGATCCGAGCGTCGGTCTGGATCTGAACACTCGCCAGAAAGAGCTGGAAGGCGATTTCTTCGAAGTCGTGCTGACCCTGTCCGTTACCGTGAAAAACGGCGACGAAGTGGCCTTCATCGCTGAAGTGCAACAGGCCGGTATCTTCCTGATCAAGAACCTGGACCCGGCTTCGATGAGCCACACTCTGGGTGCGTTCTGCCCGAACATCCTGTTCCCGTACGCTCGTGAGACTCTGGACAGCCTGGTGACCCGTGGTTCGTTCCCGGCGTTGATGTTGGCGCCGGTGAACTTCGACGCCCTGTACGCGCAAGAGCTGCAGCGCATGCAGGAAAGCGGCGAGACGCCAACCGTTCAATAAAAGCTTCGTTTGCCCATGAAAAAAGCGCCTTCAAACGGCGCTTTTTTCATGGGGCAAACGAAACCTTCGTGTAGGAGCTGCCGAAGGCTGCGATCTTTTGATCTTGATCCCCGAAAAACAAGATCAAAAGATCGCAGCCTTCGGCAGCTCCTACAGAGGGTTGATAGATCCGCTGCAGTGTTACTTGAAGTCGTTCTGCCGCCACGCCTCATACACGGCCACCGCCACGGTGTTGGACAGGTTCAGGCTGCGGCAGCCTTCGCGCATCGGCAGGCGCAGGCGCTGTTCGGCCGGCAGGGCGTCGAGCACTTCTGGTGGCAGGCCTCGGCTTTCCGGGCCGAAGATGAACGCATCGCCCGGGACGAACGCGGCATCATGAAACGGTCGCGAGCCCTTGGTGGTGAAGGCGAACAGGCGCGGGTTGCCCAGGCTTTCCAGGCAACTGGCCAGGTCCGCGTGACGTTGCAGCGTGGCATATTCGTGGTAATCGAGACCGGCACGGCGCAAGCGCTTGTCGTCCATCTCGAAGCCCAGCGGTTCGATCAAATGCAGGTGGCAGCCGCTGTTGGCGCACAGCCTGATAACGTTGCCGGTATTCGGCGGAATTTCTGGTTGAAAAAGGATGACGTGAAACATGCACGGCTCCGAAGGTAAAGATGAGCGGCATTCTACGCCGCCTGTGGACAACCGTTCGAAACTATTCCCTCGCGTGATCGGTTCGCTGGCGATTGTCGGCCTGATGATCGGTTTGATGATCGGCCGTCTGACCACGCCGGATCCGAGCGTTTTGCAGCAGGTCGAGGTGACTGACGGCGGTCTGGTTGTCTGGTTCAACAACGAGCCGAAACTGCACGGCGAGATCGTCGACGGCGCGGTGGCGTTGTTGTTTCAGGCAGAGGGCGCGGCGCAAAATGGCCAGCTCAAGCTCAACGGCAAGGATGTGAACTGGCGCACGCGAACGAGTGATGCCGGGTTGTTGCTGACGGTGCTGGCGGCGCGGCCGCTGCAGGGAGACTGGGTCGGGAGCGAGGTCGATGATCGCTGGCGGCTGGAGATCCATCTCCGGGAGCAATAAAAGCGGGAATCCCTGACCTGCCTGTATCAGGGCTCCCAAAAGGCTGGACTTCGCTGGCAGCGTCGGTCCGGTGTAAAGAGGGAACCCCCGGCCTGCCTGTACCAAGGATCCCAAAAAGGTGGGTGCATCGCGTAGCGGTGCGGGCCCGGTGTAAAGAGGGGAATCCCCGGCCTGCCTGTACCAAGGTCCCCGAAACGGGTGGTGAAACGAATCACCTGTGAGAGGTATTGCAGGGGACGTGCCAGGTTTTAGCATTTGGAAACAGGAAATATCTACGGATATACAAAAGCCCCGTTTTCCGGGGCTTAAAGGGTTTTGACGCTGGACTTTCGGTTAGTTCAGACGGGATTTTGAAAAGCCTGCCGTGCCCGGTTGCGGGTCATCGTGCATTGATGCGGTGCATGTAGACTCAAAAAGCATTGCGAGCAGGCTCACTCCTACAGGGATTTGAGGTGTTCACATGATTGTGAACCCCACACAGTCAACTGTAGGAGTGAGCCTGCTCGCGATTGGATGTCTCTGTCAGCGAAGACCCAAAGGCTGATTAACCCTCATCCCCCTCATCATCATCCCCACCATCTACTTTCATTCCCAGTTCCTTGATCTTGCGCGTCAGGGTATTACGCCCCCAACCCAGCAACACCGCCGCGTCACGCCTACGCCCAGCGGTATGTTTCAACGCCGTTTCGATCATGATCCGCTCGAACGCCGGCACTGCACTGTCGAGCAGACTCGACTGGCCGCGCGCCAACGCCTGATCCGCCCACTGGCGCAACGCCTGCTCCCAGTTGGTCACCGGTGCCGAGTCCTGCGGCAGGTTCAGCAGTTCCGGCGGCAGGTCGCTGATGTGCACTTCGCGCCCGGACGCCATCACGGTGATCCAGCGGCAGGTGTTCTCCAACTGACGTACGTTGCCGCCCCACGGCAGGTTTTTCAGGTATTCCTCGGTTTCGCTTTTCAGCAGCTTCGGCTCCACCGCCAGTTCCTGCGCGGCGCGGCTGAGGAAGTGCTTGGCCAGGGTCGGAATGTCTTCTCGACGATCCGACAGGCGCGGAATGTGGATGCGGATCACGTTGAGGCGGTGGAACAAGTCTTCACGGAATTTCCCGGCGTGCACCAGGGTTTCCAGATTCTGGTGGGTCGCGGCGATGATCCGCACGTCGACCTTGACCGGTACGTGACCGCCAACCCGATAGAACTCGCCGTCCGCCAGTACGCGCAACAGGCGCGTTTGCGTATCCGCTGGCATGTCACCGATTTCATCGAGAAACAGCGTGCCGCCGTCGGCCTGTTCGAAGCGCCCGCGACGCAGGTTGGCCGCGCCGGTGAACGCGCCTTTCTCGTGGCCGAACAGCTCGGACTCCATCAGATCCTTGGGGATCGCCGCCATGTTCAGCGCAATGAACGGCGAGGCCGCGCGTGGGCTGTGGCGGTGCAGGGCGTGGGCGACCAGTTCTTTACCGGTGCCGGATTCGCCGTTGATCAACACGGTGATGTTGGAGTGGCTCAAGCGGCCGATGGCACGAAACACTTCCTGCATCGCCGGCGCTTCGCCGATGATTTCCGGAGTACGGGTCAGTGCAGGCACGACCTCCAGGCCTTGCTGCTCTTGCGCATGCTGATTGGCGCGCTTGACCAGCGAAACTGCTTCGTCGACGTCGAAGGGCTTTGGCAAATACTCGAATGCGCCGCCCTGATAAGAGGCGACAGCGCTGTCCAGATCGGAGTGAGCGGTCATGATGATGACCGGCAACCGTGGGTGCTGCTCGCGAATCCGCGCCAACAGGTCCAGACCGCTGGCGCCCGGCATGCGAATGTCGGAAATGATCACGTCAGGCTGCTGACGGGCCAGGCGACTCATCACGCCATCGGCGCTGTCGAAACTCTGGGTGGTCATGCCTTCCTGCTGCAAGGCCTTTTCCAGAACCCAACGGATAGAACGGTCGTCATCGACGATCCACACGGTTTCACTACGGCTCATGTCGATGTGGCTCCTTGTTCCAGTGGCAGAAAGATCGAGAACGTGGTGTGGCCTGGGTGGCTGTCACACTCGATCAGGCCCTGGTGCTGGCTGATGATGTTCTGGGTAATGGCCAGGCCCAGCCCGGTACCGTCCGGACGGCCGCTGACCATGGGAAAGAAAATGGTTTCCTGGAGTTCCGCCGGAATGCCCGGACCGTTGTCGATGATCTCGATCTTGGTTACCAGACGATGGCGGACGTGGCCGATGGTGAACTGGCGCATGGTCCGTGTGCGCAGACTGATACGACCCAGGCGCAGCTCGTTCTGGCTGCTGATCGCCTGCATCGCATTGCGCACAATGTTCAACACGGCCTGAATCATTTGCTCGCGGTCGATCAACACATCGGGAATGCTTGGATCGTAATCACGCACCAAGGTGATGCAGCCCTGACTTTCCGCTTCAACCAGTTGGCAAACGCGCTCGAGCACTTCGTGAACGTTGCACATAGCCAGTGACGGCAACTTGTTCGAACCGAGCATGCGGTCGACCAGATTGCGCAGGCGGTCGGCCTCTTCAATGATCACATTGGTGTAGTCGCGCAGGCTGTCTTCCGGCAGCTCGCGGGCCAGCAGTTGCGCGGCGCCACGGATGCCACCGAGAGGGTTCTTGATCTCGTGGGCGAGGCCGCGTACCAGCATTTTGCTGGTCTCCTGCTTGGACAGTTGCGCCTCTTCCTTGGTGATCCGCAGCAAGCGGTCACGCGGGTGGACTTCGAGCAGAAGCATGGTCGCGCCGTTGCTGAGGATCGGCGTCACCGCGTAATCCACCGTCAGGGTCTGGCCGGTGAGGGCGGTGAGCATCGCTTCGCGCTTGGTGAACGGGTGCGCCTGCTCCACCGCTTGGCGCAGGGAATTCAGCGCTTCGGTGGATTCGGTGAACAGCTCACTGATGAACTGGCCATGACTGCGCTGACCGCTGATGGCGAGCAGCATCTCCGCCGCCGGGTTCATGTACTCGAGGCGCAATTCGGCGTCGAGCAGGATGGTGGCGGTGGTCAGGTTGTCGAGCAGCAAACGATGAATTGCGTCACTTATAGTCATCAGAGCCTCTTTTGGGGGCGGAGCGTGCGCAAGAAGCAGGCGTCGTTAAATGGAAAATGCAAAAACCAAACCAAGGCTCCGAAAAGAAGCGTTCAACCCCTGAAACGGGCGTTTGACGCTCGTTTGCGTGGCAGTTCGCCAGCGCTTGCGGGTACTTTCGAACCAAAATGGGTTGGAATATGGGAAGAGTGCAGCTTGTTGCACCAATATAGTGCGTAAAGCTGAGTGGCGTTAAAAGAAACGCAGGAAGGGGTTTTTCGGTTCTTCAGGTTTGTCTTTAAGCGGACACTCCGGACGCACCCCGTAATCGTCCTTCGTGCAGGGTTTGACCTTGCGTTTTTGCGCCAGCGAGATGCGCAGCATGTGAAAGGGTTGATTGGCGGTACGTTCGACGGTACGTCCCTGCGCATCAACGATCTCGACCGAAAGGTTATGGCTGCCACGGTCGATATTGCTCAGCGGGAAAACCGGGCTCAGGCCAGGCTCGCCGGTGGCTTTGCCATCCAGCAAAAGGCGATAGAGATGGCCCCTTTGCAGGGCGGGCTCGCTGGTAACGCTGACAATCAGTTCACCGGCGCTGCTGCGGATGGTTGCGTCAGGCTCGGGCACCAGAACGCGGAGCATGTCGTAGTGGAACAGCGGTTGTACCGAGGATTTTTTCGCCGTGGCGATCGGCGCCGCACCCGTCGGGTTGGCCGGCATGCGATTGCTGGTCGCCAGCGGCACCCGTTTGGCGTTGCCGCGCGGTTGGTCGGTGTAGACGCGATTGCCCTGGGCATCGACGTAGGTGAACACCTCGGCCGAAACTTGCAGCGCCGTCAGTGCCAACACGGCGATCAGCCACGCGCGGCTCATGGCTTGTGCACTCGTTGCACGGTAAACACCACCACCGGGCTCTGCTGGATGATCGATTGTCCGTCGATGACCTGCACAGCCAGACGATGCTCACCACGATCGACATTCACTAATTGCAGGATCGGCACGTTGCTCGGCTGCCCGTAAGGCTCGTCATCCAATACCAGTCGTAATTGATGCGGCGGTTGCAGACGCGGCTTGATCAGTACGGTGACGGTGAAGGTGCCGTTGTTGGCACGCAGGGCTTCTTCGGTGGGCAGGCCGGCGAGCTCGAGAATCTCGTAGGCGCTTCGTGGAGGCCTGGCGTTGTCGACACTGGGTGCGGCGGGTGCGCTGGGTGCTTGCGGCTCGACACGATTGAGCGGTGGCAGCTCCACCGGCTGTGCTTTTACACCGTCCGGCGAATGATCGCTGTACACCGTGTTGCCGTTGGCATCGGTGTATTTGTAGATCTGCGCGGCGACGGCGGGCAGGGTGATCAGTAGCAAGATGAAAAAAAAGGTGCGACCCATGAAATCGACCGGGAAAGAGAGCGATGGGGTGCAGCATAGGTCAGGTGTGGCAGTTGTCCCAACTCGGGACGCATTTTGCCAAGCATTACTGAAACCGTTGAGGCGCTTCAGTCCCTTGAGTGCGAGCTTGCTCGCGAAGGCGTCGTGTCAGACAAGATTGCTTTTAATGACCCACCGCTTTCGCGAGCAAGCTCTCCCACAGGATTCATCGTCTGCCATAAAGCCGCGCAATAAAAAAGGCCTCCCGAAGGAGGCCTCTTTTTGTCACGCCGCGTAGCGCAGCGCTACCGGATCAGCAGCTGTAGTACAGCTCATATTCCAGTGGGTGTACGAAGGTGCGGACCTTGATTTCTTCTTCGGATTTCAGCGCGATGTAAGCGTCGATGAAGTCGTCGGAGAACACGCCGCCCTTGGTCAGGAACGCACGGCCCTTGTCCAGCTCTTCCAGGGCTTCTTTCAGGCTGCCGCAAACTTGTGGGATCTCTTTGGCCTCTTCAGGCGGCAGGTCGTACAGGTTTTTGTCAGCGGCATCGCCTGGGTGGATCTTGTTCTGGATACCGTCCAGGCCGGCCATCAGCAGTGCTGCGAAAGCCAGGTACGGGTTGGCAGCCGGATCCGGGAAACGTGCTTCGATACGACGGCCTTTAGGGCTGTTGACGTAAGGAATACGGATCGAGGCGGAACGGTTGCGAGCCGAGTAGGCCAGCATTACCGGCGCTTCGAAGCCTGGCACCAGACGCTTGTAGGAGTTGGTAGCCGGGTTGGTGAAGCCGTTCAGTGCCTTACCGTGCTTGATGATGCCGCCGATGAAGTACAGAGCGGTTTCGGACAGGCCGGCATAGCCTTCGCCCGCGAAGGTGTTCTTGCCATCTTTGGAGATGGACATGTGTACGTGCATACCCGAACCGTTGTCGCCGTACAGCGGCTTCGGCATGAAGGTAGCGGTGCGGCCGTAAGCGTCGGCAACGTTGTGTACAACGTATTTCAGAGTCTGAACTTCGTCAGCTTTCTTCACCAGGGTGTTGAACTTGACACCGATTTCGTTCTGACCGGCAGTCGCCACTTCGTGGTGGTGAACTTCAACGGTCTGACCCATTTCTTCCAGTGCGTTGCACATGGCGGTACGGATTTCGTGGTCGTGGTCGAACGGCGGAACCGGGAAGTAGCCACCTTTGACGCCTGGACGGTGACCCTTGTTGCCGCCTTCGATGTCCTGGTCGGACATCCACGAGCCTTGCTCGGAGTAGATTTTGAACATCGAGCCGGAGATGTCCGACTTGAACTTCACTTCGTCGAAGATGAAGAATTCTGGTTCTGGACCGGCGAAGACGGTGTCACCGATACCGGTGGTCTTCAGGTATTCCTCTGCGCGGTGAGCGATGGCGCGCGGGTCACGATCGTAGCCTTGCATGGTCGACGGTTCGATGATGTCGCAGACCAGGATCAGGGTCGCGTCTTCGGTGAACGGATCGAGAACGGCAGTTTCGTCGTCCGGCAGCAGGATCATGTCGGAGGCTTCGATGCCTTTCCAGCCAGCGATGGAGGAACCGTCGAACATCTTGCCGACTTCGAAGAAGTCATCTTCCAGCGCATCGCGAGCCGGCATGGTCACGTGGTGCTGAGTGCCTTTGGTGTCCGTGAAGCGCAGATCAATCCACTTGACGTCATGATCTTTGATGAGTTGAACCGACTTCGACATAGTGTCCTCCGGGTGAATTAGGGCTGGTAGTGGATGCCCTTAATAGTGGTGATGCCGGCGCGAATACTCTGCCAAGGCAACCTGCCTCACAAGGGAGCAAATTGCATGCCAGTGCCCCAGCATGGGTTTTTTGCGCCAAATTCACGCTTACAAAGGTGCAAAACGCCTTAGCGGCGAAATTCTCGCCCTTTAATGTAGCGTCACAATCGATAAATGACCTGTTTTGGTGCATGCAAAACCTTCTGCACATTAACTGGTTAAACCTTGAGCAATTTCCGCTATAATCCGCGCCCCCCTTTTTCGGCTGGCCCTGCGCGCGCTGTTTTCATGAAACTAATCGTAAAAGTCTTCCCCGAGATCACCATCAAAAGCCGACCTGTCCGGACGAAATTCATCCGCCAGTTGGCCAAGAACATCCGCGCCGTGCTCCGCGATCTGGACCCGGCTGTGGTGGTGAACGGTGTGTGGGACAACCTCGAGCTGGAAACCCGCGTTACCGACCCCAAAGCCTTGAGAGAGATGGGTGAGCGCCTGACCTGCATGCCGGGCATTGCGCATTTTTTGCAGATCGACGAGTACCCGCTGGGCGACTTCGACGACATCACCGAAAAGTGCAAACAGCACTATGGTGATGCGCTGGCCGGTAAGGTTTTCTCGGTGCGCTGCAAGCGTGCAGGCAAACATACGTTCAGCTCGATGGACGTTGAAAAATACGTCGGCAGCAAGCTGCGTCGTGAGTGCGGTGCTGCCGGTATCGACCTTAAAGCGCCGCAAATCGAAGTCCGCATCGAAGTTCGCGACAAACGGTTGTTTGTCATCCACAGCCAGCACAACGGCATCGGCGGCTACCCGCTCGGCGCGTTGGAGCAGACCCTGGTATTGATGTCCGGCGGCTTTGATTCGACCGTTGCGGCCTACCAGATCATGCGACGCGGCCTGATGGCGCACTTCTGCTTCTTCAATCTGGG
The sequence above is drawn from the Pseudomonas sp. FP2196 genome and encodes:
- the secB gene encoding protein-export chaperone SecB, giving the protein MTDQQNTAASEEETAPQFSLQRIYVRDLSFEAPKSPAIFRQQWDPSVGLDLNTRQKELEGDFFEVVLTLSVTVKNGDEVAFIAEVQQAGIFLIKNLDPASMSHTLGAFCPNILFPYARETLDSLVTRGSFPALMLAPVNFDALYAQELQRMQESGETPTVQ
- a CDS encoding DUF4124 domain-containing protein, which gives rise to MSRAWLIAVLALTALQVSAEVFTYVDAQGNRVYTDQPRGNAKRVPLATSNRMPANPTGAAPIATAKKSSVQPLFHYDMLRVLVPEPDATIRSSAGELIVSVTSEPALQRGHLYRLLLDGKATGEPGLSPVFPLSNIDRGSHNLSVEIVDAQGRTVERTANQPFHMLRISLAQKRKVKPCTKDDYGVRPECPLKDKPEEPKNPFLRFF
- a CDS encoding DUF4124 domain-containing protein, whose amino-acid sequence is MGRTFFFILLLITLPAVAAQIYKYTDANGNTVYSDHSPDGVKAQPVELPPLNRVEPQAPSAPAAPSVDNARPPRSAYEILELAGLPTEEALRANNGTFTVTVLIKPRLQPPHQLRLVLDDEPYGQPSNVPILQLVNVDRGEHRLAVQVIDGQSIIQQSPVVVFTVQRVHKP
- the grxC gene encoding glutaredoxin 3, producing MSEVIVYSSDYCPYCSRAKYLLENKGVAFKEIKVDGKPQVRAEMTQKAGRTSVPQIWIGSKHIGGCDDLYALERAGKLDALLKA
- the glnL gene encoding nitrogen regulation protein NR(II), producing MTISDAIHRLLLDNLTTATILLDAELRLEYMNPAAEMLLAISGQRSHGQFISELFTESTEALNSLRQAVEQAHPFTKREAMLTALTGQTLTVDYAVTPILSNGATMLLLEVHPRDRLLRITKEEAQLSKQETSKMLVRGLAHEIKNPLGGIRGAAQLLARELPEDSLRDYTNVIIEEADRLRNLVDRMLGSNKLPSLAMCNVHEVLERVCQLVEAESQGCITLVRDYDPSIPDVLIDREQMIQAVLNIVRNAMQAISSQNELRLGRISLRTRTMRQFTIGHVRHRLVTKIEIIDNGPGIPAELQETIFFPMVSGRPDGTGLGLAITQNIISQHQGLIECDSHPGHTTFSIFLPLEQGATST
- a CDS encoding tRNA (cytidine(34)-2'-O)-methyltransferase: MFHVILFQPEIPPNTGNVIRLCANSGCHLHLIEPLGFEMDDKRLRRAGLDYHEYATLQRHADLASCLESLGNPRLFAFTTKGSRPFHDAAFVPGDAFIFGPESRGLPPEVLDALPAEQRLRLPMREGCRSLNLSNTVAVAVYEAWRQNDFK
- the ntrC gene encoding nitrogen regulation protein NR(I), whose product is MSRSETVWIVDDDRSIRWVLEKALQQEGMTTQSFDSADGVMSRLARQQPDVIISDIRMPGASGLDLLARIREQHPRLPVIIMTAHSDLDSAVASYQGGAFEYLPKPFDVDEAVSLVKRANQHAQEQQGLEVVPALTRTPEIIGEAPAMQEVFRAIGRLSHSNITVLINGESGTGKELVAHALHRHSPRAASPFIALNMAAIPKDLMESELFGHEKGAFTGAANLRRGRFEQADGGTLFLDEIGDMPADTQTRLLRVLADGEFYRVGGHVPVKVDVRIIAATHQNLETLVHAGKFREDLFHRLNVIRIHIPRLSDRREDIPTLAKHFLSRAAQELAVEPKLLKSETEEYLKNLPWGGNVRQLENTCRWITVMASGREVHISDLPPELLNLPQDSAPVTNWEQALRQWADQALARGQSSLLDSAVPAFERIMIETALKHTAGRRRDAAVLLGWGRNTLTRKIKELGMKVDGGDDDEGDEG
- the glnA gene encoding glutamate--ammonia ligase, coding for MSKSVQLIKDHDVKWIDLRFTDTKGTQHHVTMPARDALEDDFFEVGKMFDGSSIAGWKGIEASDMILLPDDETAVLDPFTEDATLILVCDIIEPSTMQGYDRDPRAIAHRAEEYLKTTGIGDTVFAGPEPEFFIFDEVKFKSDISGSMFKIYSEQGSWMSDQDIEGGNKGHRPGVKGGYFPVPPFDHDHEIRTAMCNALEEMGQTVEVHHHEVATAGQNEIGVKFNTLVKKADEVQTLKYVVHNVADAYGRTATFMPKPLYGDNGSGMHVHMSISKDGKNTFAGEGYAGLSETALYFIGGIIKHGKALNGFTNPATNSYKRLVPGFEAPVMLAYSARNRSASIRIPYVNSPKGRRIEARFPDPAANPYLAFAALLMAGLDGIQNKIHPGDAADKNLYDLPPEEAKEIPQVCGSLKEALEELDKGRAFLTKGGVFSDDFIDAYIALKSEEEIKVRTFVHPLEYELYYSC